The sequence tgcacatttCAGGTCGACCAATGGGAAGAGTGAGGCTGGGGAGGTCAGAGGTGAAGAATGCTCCTGCAGTGTTGTGGACGGGAGCCAACAGGAGGACACAGGAACTCAGTCTCAAGAATGAGTTCGTCGGAAAGCTCAGGACTGGAGCCAGATAACGAAGCAAACATCGATTGACGCATGGAATCTAATTcagcctgtggagggggggagggggggaggtgtctACATTTTACTGGAACATTATCTACAATCCATTGTCTGAAAGTCAGTTGAAACCCTGAAAGGGAATTCGATACATACagtaaaatcctgccaaaacccggGAATTAAACCACAAATCCACGTTAAATGGAGAGTTGTGTTGGCAGCAGATCATCCAGGATTGTGTTGAACGGTAGAAcgtgctcgaggggctgaattgcctcaccTGTTCTCGAATGCGTCTCTCTGTAACCCAATATCCCTACAAACACGACCGACGTCAAAAACAACAGGCTGAACTGCGAAATGAAAATGAGGAAATGTGTGAAAAAAGCTGGAACCTTGAATTGAAAAATGTTAGCTCCAGAAAAGTCCCCTAACCTCTTTCTGTCACCTTCGAGGTACAGTCCCCCATTCCATCAATGCGTTCAAACATGTACTCGGGCCGTGAGGGGCGTGAAGTCCCGGAGCACCTCAGTGACCCATGCGAgggagacggaagggggggggggggcaaccctcGGACTCTCATCGGCCTCCTCAAGCCGGCCAACATTCTCCCGGTACGATGGCCCAGTCTATCCGTCCCATCATGCAGCCTACGGCATTGGACACCTCCGGCGGAAGAATCTGGTTCCATCCGCGTCAAAAGGGTGGCGGCTCGATCAAGACGTGTGGGGCGTGGCCATGTTGGAGCCAATCGCCTGCTGTTGCTGCCGTCGCCACGCCACCCTCACCGCGTCCCGTGCGGAAGGCGATATCGTGCCTTGTCTTGTAGATGGACGCCATGTGGTCTAACTCGGCTCTGATTGGGCGGTAcgtttgatgcacaatcaatggacatgaaacgtagataaagtccgaataataggctttaatacacaagaagtagACCCGGCAACagatgtacagaagaatggcagactgccggggaacacgggttcttataccccgccttgtaggcggagctatccacctctcagccaatcggctgagaggcacgtggcatacctgggccaatgagcagcgagtcctctgcaccaatggcagctcacacttccaggtaccgtaatacccctcgtCACACTACCACAACGTTCATGGCCCTGTGTGATTTACTCGTCTGGCGGTGGGAATGGTCGACAACTTTGACACGGCTGGTATTTTGGGTCATCAGAGGTTGACTCATTGTGCACGAGAGGGGGAACCTTTGTCGGGGGAAGagctgtgggggaagggggtctaATTGGATAGCTTTTTCAAAGAGTGGGCAGAGGCACGATCGGTCGGCGAAAGAAGTCGGTcaaaggagaggagggggagagggaggggcggagagatttcggggggggggagagtggaattcccccccccccccgctcaggcagctgaaggcacggccgccaatggCGGAGGGATGGGAATTGGGGATGGGCAGGAGGCCGGAATCGGATGAGGGCTGGCGATGGAGAGAAGGGGAGTGCAGGGGGATTTAGAAACATGGATATGAAGTTAAAATGAAGGAGTTTGACGGCCCACAACGGCAGGCAGCATGTCCGGGACTCTGTGCAAGgtcgtcccctcccccccaccacccccccacccccagtttcCCGTTCAGCTCTCCGCATCAGtccttgaaaaaatgaaaatggctcatTGTCACgggtcggcttcaaatgaagttactgcgaaaagcccctagtcgccacattccggcgcctgttcgggggaggccggtacgggaattgaacccactgctgcttggcctgctttcaaagccagcgatttagcccagtgtgctaagccagccttTCTTCTGGGAAATTGGGAGCGTATTTATCAAATCCGTCAATCACATCTTTCAGAGGGAAgccagcggagagagagagaaagagagagagagagagagagagtcatcgCTCCAACTCCGCTCTCATTATTTTTAACAAGGCCGGGAGGTGAACCCTTTGGAATATTTGCAGACTGTTGTTTGGTTTTTTTTATGTTACTCCGAAGGGGATCCAGAATGCGATCCTGGATCTCTAAGGAAGTGGGAAAAGCAGttgtaaggccccccccccccccccccccccccctccccacctcccctcccctccatcgaagCAGCTGCCAACGGATGATTTCTCAATAGAAATTCCCCTTCTAACTTCCCTGAAAGATTAACTGCGGGTCCTTCAGCCAGCTGGACGAGGTTCAGGAGCAGCTACAGAGCCTCTTACCCAACTCCACATAATGTCCCCCTCGGTGAACTGGCAGGGCAGCCCTGGCCGAACATCAGCTTGCATTGGCGTGGCGGCCTACCTCCTCCCCAGGGGGCTGTCGCCGGGAAAGGCGGCaggcaatttgtacacagcaagatcccacgctGCGAACGACCAGataatctcttcccccccccccccccaacaattatCAGCGTGGATTGTGGGGCAAACATTGGCCGCGCCATTCCTTTGAAAATAGTGGCCGTAGggccttttacatccacctgagagggcggggggtgggtaggggtgggggattggggagggggggggggcggggcgattgaATACCTCAAAGAcagaacaaagtaaagtacagcacaggaacaggcccttcggccttcaggCCTGTGCTGCCCATGACGCCCGaactaaaagggcagcacgggtgcacagtggttagcacggttgcttcacagctccagggtcccaggttcgattcccggctgggtcactgtctgtgtggagtctgcacgtcctccccgtgtctgcgtgggtttcctccgggtgctccggtttcctcccacaagtccaaagatgtgcaggttagggtggattagccgtgttaaattagtgttgggtggggttactgggttatggggatagggtggaggtgttgaccttgggtagggtgctctttccaagggccggtgcagactcgatgggctgaatggcctccttcactgtaaattctatgataattctatgaattctattgtgagcctgccctcagttcttctggtcgcaggcaggcacaattgtaaggcctacctggctgaatcaggCACGTCACTGAGCCATTGGCTAACACTAAAGTATTAAGGGGTCTGTGAGGAGATATCCAATTCAAAGACGCCCCGGGACCCAGTCGACGTTGGCTCAGCGATTAACCCCCAGGTCCAATGAGCGAATAAAGAGAAAATAGGAAGAGTCATGTTAAATACAATCTCTCGCTTGTGCTGCACAATTTGGGAATTTTCTGCATTACTTCCGTCCTAAATTGAGGTTCAAAGGGCACCGGTTGACCTTGTGTTTTTTAAGATTGACCCTCTGACCCTGGCTCTCCCCACAGGTCTCGCCCGCGTTGGGTAACACGAGGCCCCAAGGCTACACGTCGCCCGTACCTCAGTTTCGGGACTGCACACATGCAGCCCGCGAACGCACCGGGGAACCAGAGCGGCAAGCACTCCGCGTGGAAAGAGACTCCGAGGGCAAGCACAGGCACAGACAGAGAAGTGAGCcaaagattttatttttagtCTGCTTTTCTTTAACTGGCTGTCATCGGGCCGCGCCTGGATAGGGCGTAGACCTTGGCTGCATTCGGGGCACTGTGTATAAAACTCAGAGACTGTGTATCAACCTGAGAGACTGTGTATCAATCTCAGAGACTGTGTATCAATCTCAGAGACTGTGTATAAAACTCAGAGACTGTGTATCAACCTGAGAGACTGTGTTTCAACCTGAGAGACTGTGTATCAACCTGAGAGACTGTGTATCAACCTGAGAGACTGTGTATCAATCTCAGAGACTGTGTATCAACCTCAGAGACTGTGTATCAATCTCAGAGACTGTGTATCAACCTCAGAGACTGTGTATCAATCTCAGAGACTGTGTATCAACCTGCGAGACTGTGTATCAACCTCTGAGACTGTGTATCAACCTCAGAGACTGTGTATCAATCTCTGAGACTGTGTATCAACCTCAGAGACTGTGTATCAATCTCAAAGACTGTGTATCAACCTGAGAGACTGTGTATCAACCTGAGAGACTGTGTATCAATCTCAGAGACTGTGTACCAATCCCAGAGACTGTGTATCAAACTGAGAGACTGTGTATCAACCTAAGAGACTGTGTATCAACCTCAGAGACTGTGTATCAATCTCAGAGACTGTGTATCAACCTGCGAGACTGTGTATCAACCTGAGAGACTGTGTACCAATCTCTGAGACTGTGTATCAACCTGAGAGACTGTGTATCAACCTCTGAGACTGTGTATCAACCTCTGAGACTGTGTATCAACCTGAGATACTGTGTATCAATCTCAGAGACTGTGTATCAATCTCAGAGACTGTGTACCAATCCCAGAGACTGTGTATCAACCTGAGAGACTGTGTATCAACCTGAGAGACTGTGTACCAATCTCAGAGACTGTGTATCAACCTGAGAGACTGTGTATCAACCTGAGAGACTGTGTACCAATCTCAGAGACTGTGTACCAATCCCAGGGACTGTGTATCAACCTGAGAGACTGTGTACCAATCGCAGAGACTGTGTATCAATCCCAGGGACTGTGTATCAACCTGAGAGACTGTGTACCAATCGCAGAGACTGTGTACCAATCTCAGAGACTGTGTATCAACCTGAGAGACTGTGTACCAATCGCAGAGACTGTGTACCAATCTCAGAGACTGTGTATCAACCTGAGAGACTGTGTACCAATCGCAGAGACTGTGTACCAATCTCAGAGACTGTGTATCAACCTGAGAGACTGTGTACCAATCGCAGAGACTGTGTATCAATCTCAGAGACTGTGTACCAATCCCAGGGACTGTGTACCGATCTCAGAGATTGTGTAACGATCTCAGAGACTGTGTACAGATTTATCTCCACGGGCCGGAGAGTACAGGCTGACTGACACGCCTCGTGCACCACGGGAGAAGTCCTGCATCGTTGAGCGCAACCAACATCATGAAAGCTGAGTAACTGGCTAAtgacacattgctgtttgtgggatcttcctgtgcaccgATTGGCTGCTGCCTTTCCCACGCTACCACAGCGACTGCACGTCAAACAAATCCTTGATTGGGCCCGACGGGCTCCTCCAGGCTGTCAATGGCTGATGTGGCAATCCATACTTAACACGTCAACAAATCTGCTTTTCAAACCAAACTTTGCACGTGACATCGTAAAGCCCGTCCGGTATTGGAAACTGTCTCTCAGACTAATTCAGCCCAGATGGACCGACTCTTGGGTcggggcagaagggggggggccCGAAAACACAATCTGTCTTCGTCTCGTCTGCCCTTCACTAAGCGTGAGTGGCTGTTTCCGTTCCAGTAACTCACCATGTCCCGGGGTTGCGTCACAGCTTGTTCACGTCTGTATGAAACAGCCAACAACTGGCGCTGCTCTGCTGTGGCACTGGTTACAGTTCCCAGCCCTCCGGCTCACGAGACTTCTTCTCAAAGTCAACCCAAGGTGGCCGACCCCTTAACCTCAGACCGTCTTGTCCCGTCTTCCTCAGTCCGTCGGGGGAAACCATACGCCCAAGAACCTCGTATgtttctcacggcgccgaggtcccaggttcgatcccgaccctgggtcactgtccgtgtggagtttgcacattctccccgtgtctgcgtgggtttcgcccccacaacccaaagatgtgcagggtaggtggattggatgcccttaattggaaaaagtgaattgggtactctaaaattaaaatttaattttaaaagaacTGCGTGTGTTtcgatgagattccccctcatttaGGGAATATAGGCCTAGTtgactcaatctttcctcagagcACAATCCTCTCTCCCAGTCTGGTCAGTCTTTGTTGCATTCCTTCCAAGGCAAGTATATTCTTCCTTCAGTACGGGAGCCAAAACTGTACATGGTACCAGTGGCATAGCCTCGCCAAAGGCCTGTACAATTTCAgtccggcttattcactcttatcctccaatccccttgtggtagtcaccactagttgtATTATATGCATTACGCCAGTGCCCGTATAGTAGGGGTAcctgggtaaatccctgcctgctggctccgcccactaggcggagtataaatgtctgtgctcaccgagctgcagccattctggttccagctacaggaggaacaacatctttgctcaataaagggcagcacggaagcattgtggataacacaattgcttcacagctccagggtcccaggttcgattccggcttgggtcactgtctgtgcggagtctgcacgttctccccgtgtgtgcgtgggtttcctccgggtgctccggattcctcccacagtccaaagatgtgcaggttaggtggattggccgtgataaattgcccttagtgtccaaaattgcccttagtgttgggtgggggttactgggttatggggatagggtggaggtgttgaccttgggtagggtgctctttccaagagccggtgcagactcgatgggccgaatggcctccttctgcactgtaaattctatgataaagcctcgattattccactactctggtctttgtggtaattgatagtgcatcgccCCTCAATGGGGGCTTAGAGTTATTGATGGAGGGGAGTTCATGGGGGGAGTTTGAACTGAGTTTTGTTGTACGGTCGGTTTGTTAATATCTAAACGCAATGCCACGGGTCAGATTGGACAGCGTAGCGCGCGGTAATCACCGTGACTGACCTTTGTTCTCATTTACTACAGGAAGAAACTCATTAATCCACCTGGTCCCATCCTCTTACAGATCACAGGGTGAGTGAGGCTACGTGACATGCGTGGCTGGGCCTTCAACAATAACGATCAAATAGAGAAGTCCCAAGGGACAGAATCCCAGAGTCTTGTATCGTCCATTCAACCTCGCGGCAGTCCGTTCGGGATGTGTGAGAGGGAAGAGTAGACCtccggggagggaggtaggggggtagtatggggatggggaggaggggagagggctgtTGCTTGCGGTGTTggaggggaaagggttggggaAAAGGAGAGGTGCGGTGGCGAAgacgggagtgagggagggggcgggcagcgatgtggggaaggtggaaggagggagagggagatggggggggggcgcagagggaggaggagtggggagaggcggggaaggggggtgaggagctgcaagggagatggaggagagtgggaggggggtgaagtgAGAGGGGCGCAGTGGTGGGAGGCTGACAGttgggaagggagtggggggggcaatAGTTGGGAGAGGAGGGTGAAAAAAGGGAAGGGTGTGGGGGTATTTGGCAAGGGAGTGGTGGAGAGACTTGGAAAGTCAGGAACAATTGATCATGCAGTGAAAGAGGTCATTAATGAGAATGTCTCGTTAGAGCAATGGgggctccccacccaccccaggggCCGTTTGCCAATTATCAGACAGCGAGTAGTTCTGGGCAGGAATACACGGCCTGGGAGAGCGGTGGAGGAAGGTGCAGCGGAACCATTCAAAAGGGATGTCAGCTGTTATCTGGAAAGGATGGATGCGTGGGGCTGCTGGGGGAGATAGCACAGGGTGAATTGCTCATTGGGCGAGCCagtacgatgggctgaatggccccctcctgtccCCACGTTCCAGAACGCTCGGGGAGTGTGTTGGAtttaggtgtgtgtgtgggaggggggggggggggggggggggggggggggatgatgcagTAGAGGCCAGAATAGGAATGAGGCTGGGGTGAAGGGTCGTGGGTTGAatttttgggcgggggggggtgaggagggggttggggggctaATCCAGCTGCAGGAACACAGTCAGGTAGGGCATGACATAGAATAACCAGCCATGTCCCTATGGCAGGTCGAGGCGGGTAGATGACGAGATCGGCTGTGATGCTACCCACAGTTGAATTGCTTTGCACTATTGACTGTCCTGATGTCTGAGTGGGTAAGATGCAGGGTGACATCTAAGTGAATAAAGAGTGAAATGGAGCTGCAGAGGTGGACTGGAGGGAGGTTTGTAATATTGATCTGAATGGTAacatgctctctttctctctctctctctctctctctctgtccctcactctctctctttctctctcactctgcctctctctctctctctgtctgtccctcactctctgtctctctctgtctctctctgtctctctctgtctgtctgtccctctctctctgtctctctctctctctgtctctctctctctgtctctctgtctcttctctctcactctgcctctctctctctctctctctgtctgtccctcactatctctctctctttctctctctctctgtctgtccctcactctctctgtctctctctctctctgtctgtctgtccctcactatctctctctctttctctctctctctctgtctgtccctcactctctctgtctctctctctgcttctctctctctcactctgcctctctcgatctctctgtttgtccctcactctctctctctctctgtctctctctctgtctgtctctctctctctccctgtctgtctctctctctgtctctctctgtctctgtctctctctgtctctctctttctctgtctctgtctcgctctctctctctctctctctctgtctctctctatgtctctctctctctctctctcactctgcctctctctctctctctctgctctttctctctctctctctctctccccaatgcTTCTTGTAGGGGATAGTACCGTTATTCACTGGCAAAAGATCTTACACACCGGAGAGTCCTTTGAACAGAACAACAGTACAATTGCCATTCGAGGGAACGGTCACTATCTCATTTACACTCAGGTAGGACACAGGGGACATTCTGCGAGCAGTCAGCGGCCGAGTGGTTCGAGAGAGGGCAAGCACCCTGCCCCAGGGTCAGCTGaaaggagagaaggaaagagagaccgGGAGAAGGACAGAAAGGAAGAATGAATGCATGAGGAGAGGAATTAATAAATAgacgagagtgtgagtgagtgaagtgAGGGAGGAAggacgggagggagggaggaaagaaagtagggagggaggaaagaaagtagggagggagggaggggggaagggagagagggacggaGGAAAgtagggaggaagggagagagggagggagagagggaggaaggaagggagggagggaaggagggaggaaggaaagtagtaaggaagggagagagggagggagagagggagggagagagggaggaaggaagggagggaggaagagagggaggaagggagagagggaggaagagagggagagagggagggaggaagagagggagggaggaagagagggagggagagagagagggagggagagagggaggaaggaaagtaggaagggacGGAgtaaggaagggagagaggaagggagggagggaaggaagggaggaaggaaagtaggaagggacGGAgtaaggaagggagagagggagggaggaaggaagggagggagggggagagggagggaggaagggagggaggacaaAACGGTCCACGTTTAGTGAATGACTTTGGTCGTTGATGATGGTGAGGATTGTTGCTCAGGACCCTGTGCAAACCCCCTCTTCTGTTTGCCGTTCCCATTGGCAAGTTGGGtcggcagacagggcctcaaccTAAATCTCATCTGATGGTGTTGCAATGGGTCGGTCAGTTCAGAGATCTTTCACCTTCAGTTACTGTGGCAGTGCGCCCAGAACCGAGACATCCTCCTCCTGCGTCCTGGCTCTGAGTCTGGGGGAGATCCCAGGGAAGCCTCCGGATAGGCCCCATATTGCCTCAAACTCTAAGCACCACTTTTAAAGGAAGATTGTCAAGGCCTGGAGAGGGTGcggcagagatttaccagaatggcgcAGGGGATGAGAATGAATGTGGAGATTGTTCCCCTCTGAGCAGAGACAGTTCAAGGCGTTGAAAACCATGAGGTGTTTTGATGGACTAAATGTGGAGAGAGTGACTCCAGAGGCAGGAGTGTTGGCGATTGAAGGTAATTGGCAATGGAaccagagagggagatgaggagattaTTTTCACAGCAAATTGGGATCTGGAAGGTGTTTGTCTTGAAGGGAGATGGAAGCAGATTTGTCGGAGGCCGGTGTCTCTGGAGCCGAGACTGGTGATGTTGAGATTTCCTCTTTTGAGAAGGGGGTGCGGTACTGAACTAAGGGATGGGGCTGGGAGTTGGGGAGGCGCGTCGTACACCTGTAACGCTGACTGGTCCATTCTAACGCCTTCCCCTCTTTGCCCAGGTCCTGTATCAGGACAGGACGTTTGTCATGGGTCACGTGGTAAAGAGAAGGGAACAGAGGAGGCAAAATGAGGGAGAGACACTGCTCAGATGCACGCAGAATATGCCGACCGATCAGCCTTTCAATACTTGTTACAGTGCAGGTAAGTACCCGTCTATTCTGCTGCGGTTGGCTTGCGTAGAAGCGTTCCCATTTGCACCGTCTCCCGAGGTCCTTTTAGTCCCTGCTTGTTGGAGGGAAAATAACCCTGAGGTCCCATTGATATCCGTCTTTATCCATCTCGTTCcgccttctcctcttcctgtgGATTGTCTAAGTCTGTAGATCCATTGtatagcacagagctaaatcgctggcttttaaagcagaccaaggcaggccaacagcgtgggttcaattcccgtaccagcctccccaaacaggcgccggaatgtgggcctccccaaacaggcgccggaatgtggcgactaggggcttttcacagtaacttcatttgacgcctacttgcgacgataagcgattttcatttcatttcgtaagGGAGCTTCAAACTAACATGGGGTGGGAATCAAAActctaggggttaccattgatcaggaattgaactggacccagccacattaatactgtggctaccagcaggtcagaggctgggaatcctgcggagagtaactcgcctcctgacccccccaaagcctgtccaccatctacaaggcacaagtcaggagtgtgatgggagactctccatttgcctggatgagcgcagctccaacaacactcaagaagctcaacaccatccaggacaaagcagccccgcttgattggctcccccttccacaaacattcactccctcccccaccgacgcacagtggcagccgtgtgtcccatctacaagatgcactgcagcaactcaccaaggctccttaggcagcaccttccaaacccacggcctctaccatctagaaggacaagggcagcagatacctgggaaccccaccacctggaggttcccctcccagtcactcaccaccctttttttttaaataaatttagagtacccaattcattttttccaattaaggggaaatttagtatgaccaatccacctagcctgcacatctttgggttgtgggggtgaaacccacgcaaacacggggagaacgtgcaaactccacacggacagtgacccagagccgggatcgaacctgggacctcggcgccgtgaggctgcagggctaacccactgcgccaccctgctgcccagtcactcaccaccctgactgggaaatatatcggccgttccttcactgtcactggcggcaaaatcctggaactccctccctaacagcacagtgggtgtacctacatctcagaactgcagcgattcaagaaggcggctcacccaccaccttctgaagggtaactcgggatgggcaataaatgctgggcccggCCAGCGTCGGCCACATCCCGTACA comes from Scyliorhinus canicula chromosome 29, sScyCan1.1, whole genome shotgun sequence and encodes:
- the tnfsf12 gene encoding tumor necrosis factor ligand superfamily member 12 isoform X2, which encodes MVSPVSVGLAALAGVLLCLAVQVLQSAEMARLRRELEGLREDCGAWGARQDVGQSLDVSPALGNTRPQGYTSPVPQFRDCTHAARERTGEPERQALRVERDSEGKHRHRQRRRNSLIHLVPSSYRSQGDSTVIHWQKILHTGESFEQNNSTIAIRGNGHYLIYTQVLYQDRTFVMGHVVKRREQRRQNEGETLLRCTQNMPTDQPFNTCYSAGIYKLQKGDIIEMVIPRNSANIVMDRDSTFMGLMKV